A single window of Aythya fuligula isolate bAytFul2 chromosome Z, bAytFul2.pri, whole genome shotgun sequence DNA harbors:
- the CARTPT gene encoding cocaine- and amphetamine-regulated transcript protein — translation MESCRALALCAVAAALLLGARGQGQPPLRRARDLGPPGGGGGGGGGGGGEGGGGASREKELIEALQEVLEKLKSKRVPHYEKKFGQVPMCDAGEQCAVRKGARIGKLCDCPRGTWCNSFLLKCL, via the exons ATGGAGAGCTGCCGGGCGCTGGCGCTCTGCGCCGTGGCGGCCGCGCTGCTGCTGGGCGCCcgcgggcaggggcagcccccgcTGCGCCGCGCCCGCGACCTGGGgccccccggcggcggcggaggaggaggaggaggaggaggaggagaaggaggcgGCGGAGCGTCCCGCGAgaaggagctg ATCGAGGcgctgcaggaggtgctggagaagctgaagaGCAAGCGGGTGCCGCACTACGAGAAGAAGTTCGGGCAGGTGCCGATG TGCGACGCCGGGGAGCAGTGCGCCGTGAGGAAGGGGGCCCGCATCGGGAAGCTCTGCGACTGCCCCCGGGGGACCTGGTGCAACTCCTTCCTCCTCAAGTGCCTGTGA